A stretch of Clostridium formicaceticum DNA encodes these proteins:
- the glmS gene encoding methylaspartate mutase subunit S encodes MKKNIVLGVIGADCHAVGNKVLDYAFTEAGFEVINIGVLSSQEDFINAAIETNACAILVSSLYGHGEIDCRGLREKCEEAGLKDILLYAGGNLVVGKQEWAPVQKRFEDMGFNRVYAPGTSPEVGIKDLKEDLKLDLKENLKSA; translated from the coding sequence ATGAAAAAGAATATTGTACTAGGTGTTATAGGAGCAGATTGTCATGCGGTTGGAAATAAGGTTCTTGATTATGCGTTTACAGAAGCAGGGTTTGAAGTAATTAATATAGGTGTACTTAGTTCTCAAGAGGATTTTATAAATGCAGCGATTGAAACCAATGCATGTGCTATTTTAGTATCATCACTTTATGGTCACGGAGAAATTGATTGCAGAGGATTAAGAGAAAAGTGTGAAGAAGCGGGATTAAAGGACATACTATTATATGCCGGAGGAAATCTTGTGGTTGGAAAGCAAGAGTGGGCACCAGTACAAAAAAGATTTGAAGATATGGGCTTTAACCGTGTTTATGCGCCAGGAACTTCACCAGAAGTAGGAATAAAAGATTTAAAAGAAGATTTAAAATTAGATTTAAAAGAAAACTTAAAATCTGCTTAA
- a CDS encoding ASKHA domain-containing protein, translating to MIVNTSKGQKKLSILEGKTILQLLQENDIYLSAICGGRGACGKCKIKVLKGSLPITLKDEKYFSKEELEKGYRLACSAYPEEGLEITMDFSEEDFIIVNEFCRRFRKIDSRLHIVDISLEDIDWHKINSMHLAIQSKLQESYQLSYKGLKALSNLLDDAVQTSNKSSVQLLVKDNIILDAFSKEAIQTYGIAIDIGTTTLGFHLLDLQTGEIEGTYSQLNSQRMYGADVITRIQSATTGNLEKLKVAIIKDIVTGVEKLLSNTGINKRFIYSTTIAGNTTMLHLLLGLSPRSLGQFPFTSTILSLMEYNFEKVLQSNLLDCSVDLLPGIDAYVGADIVAGILHHEMFQTEKVTMLIDIGTNGEIVIGNRAGFLATATAAGPALEGGNISCGTGCITGAITSVIYDGGNFQYKTIGDEKPIGLCGSGIIDMVAEGLKHGWIDKTGRLSEIFLNGEVILYQDEKNGVIKLTQKDIREIQLAKSALRSGIKCLMEQYGVDYGGIDCVYLAGGFGSNINIESAVRIGLIPEELKEKIQISGNSCLGGVVKYLLDKSCKQYLTAIVNKAKAINLSSDLKFNDLFINNIYF from the coding sequence ATGATTGTTAATACTTCGAAGGGACAGAAAAAGTTAAGCATCCTTGAAGGGAAAACGATACTACAATTGCTGCAAGAAAATGATATTTATTTATCGGCAATTTGTGGTGGTAGGGGTGCCTGTGGTAAATGTAAGATAAAGGTTTTAAAGGGAAGTCTTCCGATTACCCTAAAGGATGAAAAGTACTTTTCTAAAGAAGAACTGGAAAAAGGCTATCGACTTGCCTGTTCAGCTTACCCTGAAGAAGGCTTAGAAATAACCATGGATTTTTCTGAGGAAGACTTTATCATTGTGAATGAATTTTGTAGGAGGTTTAGAAAAATCGATAGTAGATTGCATATCGTAGATATTTCTCTAGAAGATATCGACTGGCATAAAATTAATAGTATGCACTTAGCGATTCAATCTAAACTTCAAGAAAGTTATCAGCTATCTTATAAGGGATTAAAAGCATTATCCAATTTATTGGATGATGCTGTTCAAACCAGCAACAAATCGTCTGTACAATTGCTGGTAAAGGATAACATTATCCTAGATGCTTTCAGCAAAGAAGCTATACAAACTTATGGCATAGCCATTGATATAGGCACCACTACTCTGGGATTTCATCTCCTTGATTTGCAAACAGGGGAAATTGAGGGAACCTACTCTCAATTAAATTCCCAAAGGATGTATGGGGCAGATGTGATCACTAGAATTCAAAGTGCTACAACAGGCAATTTGGAAAAACTAAAGGTTGCAATCATTAAAGATATTGTAACAGGGGTAGAAAAGCTTTTAAGCAATACCGGGATAAATAAAAGATTTATTTATTCTACGACTATCGCTGGAAACACTACGATGTTGCACCTTCTCTTGGGACTTTCTCCAAGGTCTTTAGGACAGTTTCCTTTTACTTCAACCATTTTGAGTCTAATGGAATACAATTTTGAAAAAGTATTGCAAAGCAACCTATTAGACTGCAGTGTTGATCTTCTTCCCGGCATAGATGCCTACGTAGGAGCAGATATTGTGGCAGGAATTTTGCACCATGAGATGTTTCAAACAGAAAAAGTTACGATGCTTATCGATATAGGTACCAACGGAGAAATCGTCATAGGTAATAGGGCAGGTTTCTTGGCCACTGCCACGGCAGCTGGCCCTGCCCTAGAGGGAGGGAATATCTCCTGTGGAACAGGATGTATTACTGGAGCAATCACTTCAGTAATCTATGATGGAGGTAACTTCCAATATAAAACCATAGGCGATGAAAAACCTATAGGACTCTGTGGTTCTGGTATTATTGACATGGTAGCAGAAGGACTAAAACATGGTTGGATTGATAAAACAGGACGATTATCAGAAATATTTTTAAATGGGGAAGTGATCCTGTATCAAGATGAAAAGAATGGCGTCATTAAACTTACCCAAAAAGATATAAGGGAAATTCAATTAGCAAAATCCGCATTAAGGTCTGGTATAAAATGCTTAATGGAGCAGTATGGTGTGGACTATGGTGGAATAGATTGTGTTTATCTAGCAGGAGGATTTGGAAGTAATATTAATATAGAAAGCGCAGTAAGAATAGGTTTGATCCCAGAAGAATTAAAAGAAAAAATACAAATTAGTGGCAATAGTTGTTTGGGAGGAGTAGTAAAATATCTCCTTGATAAAAGCTGCAAACAATATTTAACGGCAATCGTAAACAAGGCAAAAGCTATTAATCTTTCAAGTGATTTAAAGTTCAATGACCTCTTTATTAATAATATATATTTTTAA
- a CDS encoding fumarate hydratase — protein sequence MREIHVSKITETIKKLCIDANYYLTEDMRARFDEARTNEDFPIAQNILDVLIENADIAQNEARPMCQDTGMAVVFLEIGQEVQVVGGSLEDAINEGVRQGYTEGYLRKSVVNDPIERINTKDNTPAIIYYDIVPGDAFKITVAPKGFGSENMSQIKMLKPSDGIEGVKDFVLKVVKEAGPNPCPPIVVGIGIGGTFDKAAFLAKKALLRSTSERNIKPFYAELEKELLGAINDLGIGPQGFGGRTTALAVNIETYGTHIAGLPVAVNINCHATRHGEAHI from the coding sequence ATGAGAGAAATCCACGTCTCTAAAATTACTGAAACTATAAAAAAACTTTGCATTGATGCAAACTACTATCTAACAGAGGATATGAGAGCAAGATTTGATGAAGCACGGACTAATGAAGATTTTCCTATTGCACAAAATATCTTAGATGTATTAATAGAAAATGCAGATATTGCACAAAATGAAGCAAGACCTATGTGTCAAGATACAGGGATGGCTGTAGTGTTTTTAGAAATCGGACAAGAGGTGCAGGTGGTTGGTGGCAGTTTAGAGGATGCTATCAACGAAGGGGTAAGACAAGGTTATACGGAAGGATACTTGAGAAAATCCGTGGTAAATGATCCCATTGAGAGAATAAACACCAAAGACAACACACCTGCCATCATTTACTATGATATTGTTCCAGGAGATGCCTTTAAGATTACCGTCGCTCCAAAAGGATTTGGCAGTGAAAACATGAGTCAAATCAAAATGTTAAAACCATCTGATGGCATTGAAGGGGTTAAGGATTTTGTTCTAAAAGTAGTAAAGGAGGCAGGGCCAAATCCCTGCCCTCCTATTGTTGTAGGCATAGGTATAGGGGGAACCTTTGACAAGGCAGCTTTTCTTGCAAAAAAAGCCCTCTTAAGATCCACAAGTGAAAGAAATATAAAGCCCTTCTATGCTGAATTAGAAAAAGAATTACTAGGGGCAATCAATGATTTAGGAATAGGACCACAGGGCTTTGGCGGCAGAACAACAGCCCTAGCAGTAAATATAGAAACCTATGGAACCCATATTGCAGGATTGCCTGTTGCTGTGAATATAAACTGTCATGCAACAAGACATGGGGAAGCCCATATATAG
- a CDS encoding cobalamin B12-binding domain-containing protein, protein MTLYDQISNVLQKGEVQEVKSLIKKGLDEGAKAEEILNNGLLKGMNEIGEKWKKGEIFVPEVLIAAQAMGGGMEILEQILINDNVKAKGTVVIGTVKGDLHDIGKNLVAMMMKGAGYKVIDLGVDVSAEQFIEAAEKNQASVVCMSSLLTTTMPYIKTVVDAFKNKGLRDKYIIMAGGAPITEEYVKEVGGDFYSKDAVEAADKLAEIIK, encoded by the coding sequence ATGACATTATATGATCAAATTTCTAATGTATTACAAAAAGGAGAAGTGCAAGAGGTTAAAAGCTTAATTAAGAAGGGATTAGATGAAGGTGCAAAGGCGGAAGAGATTTTAAATAATGGATTATTAAAGGGTATGAATGAGATAGGAGAAAAGTGGAAGAAAGGAGAAATCTTCGTACCAGAGGTTTTAATAGCAGCACAAGCTATGGGCGGTGGTATGGAGATTTTAGAACAGATACTAATCAATGATAATGTTAAGGCGAAGGGTACTGTGGTTATAGGAACAGTAAAAGGCGATTTGCACGATATAGGAAAAAATCTAGTAGCTATGATGATGAAGGGTGCAGGCTATAAGGTGATCGATTTAGGGGTAGACGTTTCAGCGGAGCAATTTATTGAAGCAGCAGAGAAGAATCAGGCAAGTGTTGTCTGTATGTCATCTTTACTGACAACCACAATGCCTTATATCAAGACTGTAGTAGATGCGTTTAAAAATAAAGGCTTAAGAGATAAATATATTATCATGGCAGGTGGTGCACCTATAACTGAAGAATATGTAAAGGAAGTTGGAGGAGATTTCTATAGCAAAGATGCAGTAGAAGCTGCTGATAAATTAGCTGAAATCATCAAATAA
- a CDS encoding GntR family transcriptional regulator: MQIERKSGIPIYIQVKNHIIDDIKNGRLKIGEKLPTERELSQKLKVSRNTISTAYNLLEQEGVLISYQGRGTFVAEEGKTWKQYTTKNKVVRLIDIAIEEAIEMGLNIKEFIALVQDRVKEKELLIKNINAIFVECNIEQAKSFAKELSRVTDLNVVPMTVGELQNKSEAVEETINRTQIIITAFNHVNEVKDLIVDYKKDVFGIASNPNLETIVKIAKYPKKTKFGQISLSEEFYFKVQYALESAGLENLVMNATTSKDEKEVLKVIEESDVIIVSPGRGEEVKRLVGEQKDVIKFDYVLDQGSVKAILSRIMEIKSHL; encoded by the coding sequence ATGCAAATTGAAAGAAAAAGTGGTATACCAATCTATATACAAGTAAAAAACCATATTATAGACGATATAAAAAATGGCAGATTAAAAATAGGTGAAAAGCTACCGACAGAAAGAGAATTGTCTCAAAAACTAAAAGTAAGTAGAAATACCATCTCAACCGCTTATAACCTATTGGAACAAGAAGGCGTACTTATATCCTACCAGGGGAGAGGCACCTTTGTAGCAGAAGAGGGTAAGACGTGGAAACAGTATACAACAAAAAATAAGGTGGTTAGGCTTATTGATATAGCTATAGAAGAAGCTATAGAGATGGGTTTAAACATAAAAGAGTTTATTGCCCTTGTACAAGATAGGGTAAAAGAAAAGGAACTTTTAATAAAAAATATTAACGCTATATTTGTGGAGTGTAACATAGAGCAGGCAAAATCTTTTGCTAAAGAATTAAGTCGGGTTACAGATCTAAACGTAGTACCTATGACGGTAGGAGAGCTTCAAAATAAAAGTGAAGCTGTCGAGGAAACCATCAATAGAACCCAGATTATTATTACTGCTTTTAACCATGTAAATGAAGTAAAGGATTTGATTGTAGATTATAAAAAAGATGTGTTTGGTATTGCCAGCAATCCTAACCTAGAAACCATCGTAAAAATTGCCAAATATCCTAAAAAAACAAAGTTTGGACAAATCAGTCTTTCGGAAGAGTTTTACTTTAAGGTGCAATATGCATTAGAATCAGCAGGGTTAGAAAACCTTGTGATGAATGCTACCACCAGTAAAGACGAAAAAGAAGTACTTAAGGTAATTGAGGAATCTGATGTAATCATTGTTTCCCCAGGAAGGGGAGAAGAGGTAAAGAGATTAGTTGGTGAGCAAAAAGACGTTATAAAATTTGATTATGTTCTTGATCAAGGTTCAGTTAAGGCAATCTTATCTAGAATTATGGAAATAAAGAGTCATCTATAA
- a CDS encoding methylaspartate ammonia-lyase has translation MKIIDIVCSSGRTGFYFDDQRAIKQGAEHDGFTYIGEAVTEGFTSVRQAGESISVMFILEDGQVAYGDCAAVQYSGAGGRDPLFLADEFIPIIEKHIAPKLIGREITSFRKLAEEVDSMMVEGKRLHTAIRYGITQAILDGAAKAKKITMAEVIKEEYNTNVELKRIPIFTQSGDDRYNNVDKMIIKGADVLPHALINHVDTKLGKNGEILKEYVAWLKNRIEALRAREEDNFIMHIDVYGTIGLAFDNDVEKMANYLGELETAAAPFKLRIEGPMDVENREGQVKALKALRTALKEKNIGVELVADEWCNTWEDIKLFVDEGAADMIQIKTPDLGGINNIVESILYCKANGVGAYSGGTCNETDRSAQVCTNIAIACGADQCLAKPGMGVDEGFMIVHNEMNRVLALAKRRETSLK, from the coding sequence ATGAAAATTATAGACATCGTATGCTCATCAGGAAGAACAGGATTTTACTTTGACGATCAAAGAGCGATTAAACAAGGAGCAGAACATGATGGATTTACTTATATAGGAGAAGCTGTTACCGAAGGTTTTACAAGCGTTAGACAGGCTGGAGAGTCTATTTCAGTAATGTTTATTTTAGAAGATGGTCAAGTAGCTTATGGTGACTGTGCTGCTGTTCAATATTCCGGAGCAGGCGGAAGAGACCCTCTATTCCTAGCAGATGAGTTTATTCCGATTATAGAAAAACATATTGCACCAAAGCTTATTGGAAGAGAGATAACAAGCTTCAGAAAACTTGCTGAAGAAGTTGACAGCATGATGGTAGAAGGAAAGAGACTTCATACAGCCATCAGATACGGTATTACACAGGCAATTTTAGATGGGGCTGCTAAGGCAAAGAAAATAACCATGGCAGAAGTAATCAAAGAAGAGTATAATACCAATGTAGAGTTAAAAAGAATTCCAATCTTCACACAATCCGGAGATGATCGATACAACAATGTGGATAAAATGATTATCAAGGGAGCAGATGTTCTTCCGCATGCGTTAATCAACCATGTTGATACAAAGCTAGGCAAAAATGGTGAAATCCTTAAGGAATATGTTGCTTGGTTAAAAAATAGAATAGAAGCCTTAAGAGCTAGAGAAGAAGATAATTTTATCATGCATATCGACGTTTATGGTACGATTGGTTTGGCTTTTGATAATGATGTTGAAAAAATGGCAAACTATCTTGGAGAACTTGAAACAGCAGCAGCACCCTTCAAACTTCGTATAGAAGGACCTATGGACGTTGAAAATAGAGAAGGTCAAGTAAAGGCATTAAAAGCTCTAAGAACAGCTTTAAAAGAAAAAAATATTGGTGTTGAACTTGTTGCAGATGAATGGTGTAATACATGGGAAGACATCAAGCTATTTGTAGACGAAGGCGCTGCAGATATGATTCAAATTAAGACACCAGACCTTGGTGGTATTAACAACATTGTAGAGTCTATCTTATATTGTAAAGCAAATGGTGTAGGTGCCTATAGTGGTGGAACCTGTAATGAAACCGATAGATCAGCACAAGTATGTACAAATATAGCTATTGCTTGTGGTGCAGATCAATGTCTTGCAAAACCAGGAATGGGAGTTGATGAGGGATTTATGATCGTTCACAACGAAATGAATAGAGTACTGGCATTAGCAAAAAGAAGAGAAACCTCATTAAAATAA
- a CDS encoding Fe-S-containing hydro-lyase → MSKKITMPLTKEKIDDLKAGDSVLLTGTIYTARDAAHKRLVQLLEEGKELPFDIEDQAIYYVGPTPAKEGQPIGSAGPTTSYRMDAYTPQLLAKGLKGMIGKGMRSREVVGAMKEFGAVYFGAIGGAAALTAKCVKSSEIIAYEDLGAEAIRKLYVEDLPLVVVIDKKGNNYYEIGQQEYLETQR, encoded by the coding sequence ATGAGTAAAAAAATAACGATGCCCCTAACAAAGGAAAAAATAGATGATTTAAAGGCAGGAGACAGTGTTTTACTTACAGGAACCATCTATACCGCTAGAGATGCCGCGCATAAAAGGCTGGTACAACTGTTAGAAGAGGGGAAGGAGCTCCCTTTTGACATAGAAGATCAGGCGATTTATTATGTAGGACCTACTCCAGCAAAGGAAGGACAACCTATAGGTTCAGCTGGACCTACCACCAGTTATAGAATGGATGCTTATACTCCTCAACTTTTAGCCAAGGGCTTAAAAGGCATGATTGGCAAGGGTATGCGGAGTAGGGAAGTTGTAGGAGCTATGAAAGAGTTTGGGGCTGTTTATTTTGGCGCTATAGGCGGAGCAGCTGCTTTAACGGCCAAGTGTGTCAAATCCTCTGAAATTATTGCCTATGAAGATTTAGGTGCAGAGGCTATAAGAAAGCTTTATGTTGAAGATCTTCCACTGGTTGTGGTTATTGATAAAAAAGGTAACAACTATTATGAAATAGGGCAGCAGGAATACTTAGAAACACAAAGGTAG
- a CDS encoding HpcH/HpaI aldolase/citrate lyase family protein, translating to MERLRRTMLFMPGNNPSMLQSAGILGADSIILDLEDAVSITEKDAARILVRNAIKHVDFHGTEVVVRINPLSSGFGLKDAEEIGRVKPDALMVTKATEEDVKAVCETLAKIEAEEGFETGSIKIFPLIETAYGLENIHSIIEASDRVIGILLGAEDLTADLGIKRTREGEEIFYARSKVAAACRAHKVDAIDTPFADMNDCQGFAKDIHTSKSLGMTGKAAINPRQVDTIHEIFAPSEEEISYAQRVIHAMEEAQKEGKGVFSLDGKMVDAPIIARAENVMKKAKLAGLVK from the coding sequence ATGGAGAGACTTAGAAGAACAATGCTATTTATGCCAGGAAACAATCCTAGTATGCTGCAAAGTGCTGGCATTCTTGGGGCAGACAGCATTATATTAGATCTTGAAGATGCAGTAAGTATTACAGAAAAGGATGCAGCCAGAATCTTAGTAAGAAATGCCATAAAGCATGTAGATTTTCACGGTACTGAAGTTGTTGTAAGAATCAATCCCCTTTCATCTGGCTTTGGTTTAAAAGATGCTGAAGAAATAGGGAGAGTAAAACCTGATGCCTTAATGGTAACAAAAGCAACTGAAGAAGATGTAAAAGCAGTATGTGAAACTTTAGCGAAAATTGAGGCAGAAGAAGGTTTTGAAACCGGTAGTATAAAAATTTTTCCTTTAATTGAAACCGCCTATGGACTTGAAAACATTCACAGCATTATAGAAGCCTCCGATAGAGTAATAGGCATTTTACTAGGTGCAGAAGATTTAACTGCTGATCTTGGCATAAAGAGAACAAGAGAAGGTGAGGAAATCTTCTACGCCAGAAGTAAGGTAGCTGCTGCATGTAGAGCCCATAAGGTAGATGCTATTGATACACCTTTTGCTGATATGAATGATTGTCAAGGTTTTGCAAAGGATATTCATACATCTAAATCATTGGGCATGACAGGAAAGGCTGCTATTAATCCAAGACAAGTGGATACAATTCATGAAATTTTTGCACCTTCAGAGGAAGAAATCAGCTATGCTCAAAGAGTCATCCATGCTATGGAAGAAGCACAAAAAGAGGGCAAAGGTGTATTCTCTTTAGATGGAAAAATGGTAGATGCACCCATTATTGCAAGAGCGGAAAATGTGATGAAAAAAGCAAAGCTTGCAGGCTTGGTAAAATGA
- a CDS encoding methylaspartate mutase subunit E, which yields MELKNKRLTEAEFSKQREEVLTHWPTGKDVNLQEAVEYLKKVPEHKNFAAKLRKANQEGITLVQPRAGVALVDEHIKLLQYLQDEGGADLLPNTIDSYTRQNRYNECEVGIQESIKENRSMLNGFPVVNHGVANCRKVLEAVELPLQARHGTPDARLLTEIIHAGGWTSNEGGGISYNIPYAKSVSLEKTILDWQYCDRLTGMYEEMGIEINREPFGPLTGTLVPPSMSNVVAIVEGLLAAEQGVKNLTLGYGQCGNLVQDVAAIRALVEQASEYFKTYGYNVELTTVFHQWMGGFPADESKAFGVISWGSATAALAGATKVIVKTPHEAIGIPTKEANAQGIKATKQTLNLLKGQRLPMSKELEQEINLIKAETKCIIDKLFELGKGDLAVGVVKAFETGVMDIPFAPSKYNAGKILPARDNNGAVRYLEFGNIPMSKEIKDFNRQLLEERAKTEGRDVSFQMVVDDIYAVGKGTLVGRPENK from the coding sequence ATGGAACTTAAAAATAAAAGGTTGACAGAAGCAGAATTTTCAAAGCAAAGAGAGGAAGTACTAACTCATTGGCCAACTGGAAAAGATGTAAATCTGCAAGAGGCAGTAGAGTACTTGAAAAAAGTTCCTGAACATAAAAACTTTGCAGCAAAGCTAAGAAAAGCAAATCAAGAAGGGATCACACTTGTACAGCCAAGAGCAGGGGTTGCGTTAGTAGATGAACATATCAAACTTTTACAATATCTTCAAGATGAAGGTGGCGCAGACCTTCTGCCAAACACCATTGATAGCTATACAAGACAAAATAGATACAACGAGTGTGAGGTTGGTATCCAAGAAAGTATAAAAGAAAACCGTTCCATGTTAAATGGATTCCCTGTAGTAAACCATGGGGTGGCAAATTGTAGAAAGGTATTAGAGGCAGTAGAACTTCCTCTTCAAGCAAGACACGGCACACCAGATGCAAGACTATTGACGGAAATTATCCATGCTGGTGGGTGGACCTCTAATGAAGGTGGTGGCATCTCCTACAATATCCCTTATGCAAAAAGTGTTAGTTTAGAAAAAACAATTTTAGACTGGCAATATTGCGATAGACTTACAGGGATGTACGAAGAAATGGGTATTGAAATCAACAGAGAACCTTTTGGACCGCTAACAGGAACCCTTGTACCTCCAAGTATGTCCAATGTGGTAGCGATTGTTGAAGGACTTCTTGCTGCTGAACAGGGGGTAAAAAACCTTACATTAGGTTACGGACAGTGTGGCAACCTAGTACAAGACGTTGCAGCGATTAGAGCTTTAGTAGAGCAAGCATCAGAATACTTTAAAACTTATGGTTACAATGTAGAGCTTACAACTGTATTCCATCAATGGATGGGTGGTTTCCCAGCTGATGAATCAAAGGCATTTGGTGTAATTTCTTGGGGATCTGCTACAGCAGCATTAGCTGGTGCAACAAAGGTAATTGTTAAAACACCTCATGAGGCTATTGGAATTCCTACAAAAGAAGCCAATGCTCAAGGAATCAAGGCAACAAAGCAAACATTGAACCTATTAAAAGGTCAAAGATTACCTATGTCAAAAGAGCTTGAGCAAGAAATCAATCTTATTAAAGCAGAGACAAAGTGTATTATAGATAAATTGTTTGAATTAGGCAAAGGAGACCTTGCAGTAGGGGTTGTAAAAGCTTTTGAAACAGGTGTTATGGATATTCCTTTTGCGCCAAGTAAGTACAATGCAGGAAAAATTCTTCCAGCGAGAGATAATAATGGTGCTGTTAGATATTTAGAGTTTGGTAATATTCCAATGTCTAAGGAAATTAAGGATTTCAATAGACAGTTATTAGAAGAAAGAGCAAAAACAGAGGGAAGAGATGTTAGCTTCCAAATGGTTGTTGATGATATTTATGCTGTAGGTAAAGGAACACTTGTAGGTAGACCGGAAAACAAATAA
- the citD gene encoding citrate lyase acyl carrier protein — protein sequence MEIKTPAKAGTMESNDIYIMVQPHDEDGITIELESIVMKQFGKQIRQVILETLESLEIKNIHVVAKDRGALDYTIRARVETAVKRAM from the coding sequence ATGGAGATTAAAACTCCAGCAAAGGCAGGCACGATGGAATCCAATGACATATATATCATGGTTCAACCTCATGATGAAGATGGGATTACCATCGAGCTTGAAAGTATTGTAATGAAACAGTTTGGAAAGCAAATCAGACAGGTGATTTTAGAAACATTAGAAAGCCTGGAGATCAAAAATATTCACGTTGTTGCTAAAGATCGAGGAGCTCTAGACTATACCATAAGAGCAAGAGTAGAAACTGCAGTAAAAAGGGCAATGTAA
- the glmL gene encoding methylaspartate mutase accessory protein GlmL has product MNALLLIDFGSTYTKLTAVDMENEEIIANAKALTTVESDIMIGFQNAYAIMKEKCKGKNIQFDEMLACSSAAGGLKMIAVGLVPDLTAEAAKRAALGAGSRILEVYSHELTLREIRDMIQKKPDIILLAGGTDGGNKDCIIHNAKMIAMNIKDVPVVVAGNRKANDEIEEIFTQQGIDYEMTDNVMPKLNVLNVEPAREAIRDIFMKKIVEAKGMKGIESFIKGILMPTPAAVLNAAKILANGTNEEEGIGDLIVVDIGGATTDIHSIAEGEPTRPGVMKTGLQEPYAKRTVEGDLGMRVSAESLCQAIATKKIKKFAPHLTYNVQERCNYLAQHVNEIPQTSEEIEFDEAMSMAATEVAMERHVGVLEDVYTPMGKVYSLNGKDLSNAKYVIGTGGVLIHSENPGKILKAGLYSEENPKYLKPMKPKFLVDKTYILSAMGLMAVKYPNHAIRILKKYLINV; this is encoded by the coding sequence ATGAATGCACTATTACTGATTGACTTTGGCAGTACCTACACAAAACTTACTGCTGTTGACATGGAAAATGAAGAAATTATTGCCAATGCAAAGGCACTGACAACTGTAGAAAGTGACATTATGATTGGTTTTCAAAATGCATACGCCATTATGAAGGAAAAGTGCAAAGGTAAAAACATCCAATTTGATGAAATGCTGGCATGTAGTAGTGCAGCAGGAGGGTTGAAAATGATTGCCGTTGGCTTGGTACCAGACCTTACTGCTGAGGCAGCAAAAAGAGCTGCTTTAGGGGCAGGTTCTAGAATATTAGAAGTATATAGTCATGAACTGACCCTGAGAGAAATTAGAGATATGATTCAAAAGAAGCCTGATATTATTTTGTTGGCTGGTGGAACAGATGGAGGCAATAAAGATTGCATTATACATAATGCAAAAATGATTGCAATGAATATAAAAGATGTGCCAGTAGTGGTGGCAGGAAATAGAAAAGCGAATGATGAGATCGAAGAAATCTTTACGCAACAGGGCATTGATTATGAAATGACGGACAATGTCATGCCTAAACTTAATGTGTTAAATGTGGAACCTGCAAGAGAAGCGATTCGAGACATTTTTATGAAAAAAATTGTAGAAGCAAAAGGAATGAAGGGTATAGAGTCTTTTATCAAGGGAATCTTGATGCCTACGCCTGCAGCAGTTTTAAACGCAGCAAAGATTTTAGCGAATGGAACCAATGAAGAAGAGGGCATAGGAGATTTGATTGTAGTGGATATTGGAGGAGCTACAACAGATATTCATTCTATAGCAGAAGGAGAACCAACAAGACCGGGGGTTATGAAAACAGGTTTGCAGGAACCTTATGCAAAGAGAACGGTTGAAGGAGACCTTGGGATGAGGGTAAGTGCAGAATCCCTCTGTCAAGCAATAGCAACAAAGAAAATCAAAAAATTTGCCCCTCATTTAACCTATAATGTTCAGGAACGATGTAACTACCTTGCCCAGCATGTTAATGAAATTCCTCAAACCTCTGAAGAGATAGAATTTGATGAGGCCATGAGTATGGCGGCAACGGAAGTAGCTATGGAAAGACATGTAGGTGTTTTAGAGGATGTGTATACACCCATGGGGAAGGTATACTCCTTGAATGGAAAAGACTTATCTAATGCAAAATATGTAATAGGTACCGGGGGCGTATTGATTCACAGTGAAAATCCGGGAAAAATATTGAAGGCTGGTTTATACAGCGAAGAAAATCCTAAATACTTAAAGCCAATGAAACCAAAATTTTTAGTAGATAAAACTTATATTCTTTCAGCAATGGGTTTAATGGCAGTAAAATATCCGAATCATGCAATCAGAATATTGAAAAAATACCTTATAAATGTATAA